The following is a genomic window from Flavobacterium sp..
ATGACTAATTGCTTCTTTTGTTTGTGGCATAATATCATCATCCGCTGCAATTACGATAATAGCAATATCTGTGACCTGAGCCCCACGTGCGCGCATCGCAGTAAACGCCTCGTGACCTGGTGTATCTAAGAAAGTGATTTTTTCGCCATTTTCTAAAATTACTCCATATGCTCCAATATGTTGTGTAATTCCTCCTGATTCACCCGCAATAACATTTGCTTTACGAATGTAATCTAATAAAGAGGTTTTACCATGGTCAACGTGACCCATTACAGTAACAATTGGCGCTCTGTGTACTAAATCTTCTGGATTATCATCCACAACAACAGTTGCCTCTTCAATATCTGTAGTAATGAACTCTAATTCAAATCCAAACTCATCAGCTACAATAGATAATGTTTCAGCATCTAAACGTTGGTTCATTGTTACCATGATTCCAAGCGACATACACGTTCCGATTACTTTTGTAATAGGCACATCCATTAAAGAAGCTATTTCACCAACAGTTACAAATTCTGTAACTTTTAAAGTTTTACTACCTTCTTCTTGAGCTTGCAATTCATCATCTACACGTTGACGGTGAGAATCTCTTTTATCTCTACGGTATTTCGCCGATTTTGATTTATTTCCTTTTCCTTGTAACCTTTCAAGCGTTTCTTTAATTTGGTTTTTAACATCCTCTTCCGAAGGTTCTACCTTTTGAATGATTGGTTTTTTACCTTTATTAAATCCACCTGCAGATCCTCCGCCTTTGACAAATTCTCTTTTTGGTCCACCTTCAACATTATTAGCTCCAGGAGTTCCAGGAGCACCTGGTCCACCAGGTTTGATAATTCGTTTGCGTTTGTTTTTATTATTTGCAGCATTTGCACCTCCAGCATTTTGAGCTTGAGGAGTTCCTGGCTTTTTAATATCTTTTTTAGGATCTTCTTTTTTCTTTTTAGGTTTTTCAAATTGTGATAAATCAATTTTTTGACCCGTAAAAGTAGCTCCAGATAATTTTTGGTATTGTGTTTCTATTTTTACTTCCCCTGCTTCATCAATTGTAGTCTCAGCTTTTTCTTCAACTTCCTTAACTGGCTTAACAACTTCCCCTTTTTTAACTTCAACCAATTGTTCAACCACCTCTTTATTAACTATTTCAACAGGTTTATATTCAGAAACAACAGGTTTTTCTTCAGAAACTGGTTTATCAGACTTAACTTCTTGTTTTTTAGGATCTAGATTGATTTTACCAACAGCTTTAGGACCAGATAAAACTGCTTTAGCTTTGATAATCTCTTGCCTTTGACGCTCTTCTTCTTGCAAACGCTTAACTTCTTGTTCTTTTTCAAGTTCACGTTTAAGTGCCTCTTTCTCTTTTTTCTTTTCTTCACTCACTTCAAGAGAGGCAACCTTATTCCCTTTGTCAGCAGAAAATTGACCGCATAAGACTTTGTATTCCTCTTGTGATATTTTAGCATTAGGACTAGCCTCTATTTCATGACCCTTTTCTTTTAGAAAATCCACAGCTCTATCAAGAGAAATATTTAACTCCCTTAAAATTTTGTTTATTCTTATTACTCTTTCTTCAGACATATAACCTTTTTAAAATTCTTTTATGTTGTGTGCTGTTTGGTTAAAGAATTATCCTTCTAATTCTTCTTTTAATATATTCATTACATCTAAAATTGTTTCCTCTTCAAGATCGGTTCTTCTTACCAAATCATCAACATCTTGATTTAATACGCTTCTAGCTGTATCTAAACCGATTTTTTCAAATTCTTCAATAACCCAAGCTTCAATTTCGTCAGAGAATTCTCTTAACTCAACATCATCTTCCTCCTGTATTGCGCCTTCTCTAATTACATCAATTTCATAACCTGTTAATAAACTAGCTAATTTAATGTTATTCCCACCTCTACCAATAGCTTTAGACACCTCTTCTATTTTCAAAAATACTTCTGCCGTTTTAGCCTCTTCATTAATTTTAACTGTAGAAACTTTTGCAGGACTTAAAGCTCTTGTAATATACAATTGAGCATTGGTTGTATAATTAATAACATCAATGTTTTCGTTGCCTAATTCACGAACAATTCCATGAATACGGGAACCTTTCATACCTACACAAGCTCCAACAGGATCAATTCTATCATCATAAGAATCTACCGCTACTTTTGCTTTTTCACCAGGAATACGAACTACTTTTTTGATTGTAATTAAACCATCAAACACTTCAGGAATTTCTTGTTCGAATAATTTCTCAAGGAATTCTGGAGCAGTTCTAGACATGATGATTTGTGGTTTGTTACCTTTCAATTCAACATTTTCGATTACACCTCTAACATTATCTCCTTTTTTGAAATAATCATTTGGAATTTGTTTTTCTTTTGGTAAAACAATTTCATTTCCTTCATCATCCATCAAAATTACAGCTTTTGGCCGAACATGGTGTACTTCCGCTGTATAAATATCTCCAATTAAGTCTTTAAATTGTTTATAAAGATTTGTATTATCGTGTTCGTGAATCTTAGAAATTAAGTTTTGACGTAAAGACAAAATTGCTCTTCTTCCTAATTGAATCAACTTTACTTCTTCAGAAACATCTTCGCCTACTTCAAAATCAGGCTCAATTCTTCTTGCTTCAGTTAATGAAATTTCAGAATTTGGATCTTCTACTTCGCCATCTTCTACGACAACACGATTTCTCCATATCTCCATATCTCCTTTATCAGGATTAATAATGATATCAAAATTATCGTCAGAACCATATTTCTTTTTTAATGCATTTCTAAATACATCCTCTAAAATTGCCATTAGTGTAACTCTATCGATGAGTTTGTCGTCTTTAAATTCTGAAAACGATTCTATTAATGCAATATTCTCCATGTCAACTCTTTATTTTAAAATGATATTATAACAACTGCTTCTTTTATATTTCCATAAGAAAGTTCCAGTTTTTTATCAACTGTTTCTTTTCCTTTTCCTATTTTTTTTGGCTCACGAGCCTGCCATTCTAAAGTTATTTTTTCATCATCAGCTGTAATTAATTTTGCTTCAATTTCTTCCGATGAAATGGTCTTAACTTTTATAGTTCTACCTATATTTTTTTTGTATTGTCTTACTAATTTTAGCGGACTTGAAACTCCTGCTGAAGCAACTTCTAAAGAAAAATCTTGCTCTTCTCTATCTAAATTACCCTCAACAGCTCTACTTACATCGATACAATCTTGTAAATTTACACCAAAATCACCATCTAAAACTACACTAATTTTATTAGCGTCATTGATAGTAAAATCTATCAAAAAAAGATGCTCACGCTCCAACAATGCTACATCTAATGCTTCTTGAACTTTATTTTTAAATGTCATACTTTTATAAAAAGAGGCACGCTTTGCGTGCCTCATAATCCTCTGTTCTTTAATAACGCCACAAATATACAATTTTTTTTGAATTAAAAAAAAGATTGTCAATTTGGATATTTTTTGTACTTTTATGGTGTAATTTATTTTACACTATATAACATAACCTAAAACAAAATTATGAAACGAATTTTAGTACCTACCGATTTTTCAAAACACGCAGAATACGCATTAAAAGTTGCAGCCCAGATAGCCAAAAAAAGTGGTGGAGAGATATTTTTAGTACACATGCTTGAATTACCAACATCAGGAAATGACGCCATGTCTACAGCACATGAAATACCCGAATTAATGCTATTTAAAAACGCTGCAATTAATAAATTAGATACTATTATGAGTGCTGAATATCTTAGTGGTGTTAATATTTCTAAAATTATTCAATTCGAAATGGCTTTTGACGGGATCATTAAAAATGGCAAAGCTCACAATGTAGACTTAATAGTAATGGGATCTCACGGAGCGAGTGGTTTTCAAGAAATGTTTATTGGATCTAATACAGAGAAAGTAGTTAGAAACTCAGATGTACCTGTATTAGTAATCAAAAGAGAAGAAAGCGATTTTAATGCTAATAACTTTGTATTTGCTTCTGACTTTTCCGAAGAAATAAAAAAACCTTTTGAAAAAGTTGTTGAATTTGCAGATAAATTTAATTCTCATTTACATTTAGTAACCGTTAACACTCCTAACAATTTTAAATCAACAAGAGTAGCACAAAAAGCTATGGATGAATTTGTTGCTGAATTTAAAATCAATAATTGTTCAACTCATATTTACAACGACGTTAATGTAGAAAAAGGTATTTTACATTTTGCAAAAGGCATCAATGCTGATATAATTGGAATGAGTACACATGGAAGAAAAGGCTTATCACACTTCTTCAACGGAAGCATCAGTGAAGACTTAGTAAATCACGCTAAACGTCCAGTTATTACTTTTAAAATCTAGATTTTAAAATTTTAATCGCATAAAAAAAGACTGCAAAAGCAGTCTTTTTTTATGCCAACTAGTAAGCCATCAACGTTTTATAAAAATAAAAAACTCCACTTATTTATAAGTGGAGTTTTGTTGGCCCACAAGGACTCGAACCTTGAATGACGGTACCAAAAACCGGAGTGTTACCATTACACCATGGGCCAATACCTAACAACCTTTTCGATTGCGAGTGCAAATGTAATACATAATTTCTATTCTGCAAATTTTTCTAAAAAAAATATTAAAATATTTATTAAACCTTTTTAATAAACAAAAAAATAGTTTCTTTGTAGTAAAATATAGAAAAAAACAAAAAAACAATATGAATTCATTCAACTTTAAAAAGTGGAACACTATAATTGGTTGGTCTACTTTTATAGTAGCATTAATTACTTATTCATTAACTGTAGAGCCCACCATGAGTTTTTGGGATTGTGGCGAATACATCGCAACGTCAGCTAATTTAGAAGTAGGCCATCCACCTGGAGCACCTTTGTTTCAAATGTTAGGAGCGTTCTTTGCAATGTTTGCCTTAAGTGCAGACAAAATTGCACTGATGGTTAATTACCTTTCTGTATTTTCAAGTGCTTTTACTGTACTTTTTATGTTTTGGTCGTTAACCATTTTATTAAAAAAATTAATTACTAAAGAAACTGAACTTTCAACAATTAATGCCATTCTTATTTTAGGCAGTGCAGCTGTTGCTACTTTGTCTTTTACTTTTACCGACAGTTTTTGGTACAACGCAGTAGAAGCTGAGGTATATGCAATGGCAACTTTTCTAATCTCTTTGTTATTTTGGTTAGGATTACGCTGGGAACAAGAAATAAACACACCAAGAGGAAACAAATGGCTTTTACTAATCTCTTTAGTAATAGGTCTTTCATTTGGAGTTCACTTTATGGCTCTTTTAGCATTTCCAGCTATTGGATTTTTATATTTTTTCAAAAAATACAATAATGTTACCTTGAAAAGTTTTTTGATTGCTAATGTAGTTATAGTCGCTATTTTGCTTTTTATCTTTAAACTTTTACTTCCATATACCTTAGCATTCTTTGGTAAAACTGAAATCTTCATGGTGAACAGTCTTGGAATGCCATTTAACTCTGGAACTATCTTTGCTTTTATTTTAATAGTTGCTGCTTTCTATTTCGGATTAAATTATACCAAGAAAAAAGGACATGTTTTTTACAATACTTTAATTTTAGCTACTCTTTTTATTTTAATTGGTTTTTCTACATGGATGATGTTACCTATTCGTGCCAATGCTAACACACCAATTAACGAAAACAAACCATCGGATGCAGCAGAGGTTTTAGCTTACTACAATCGCGAACAATATGGTGAACAAAAATTATTCTACGGACCTCAATTTTCGGACACCTATTCTGGTTTAGATCCTGTTACACCTTATTTAGATGATAAGCCAAACTACGAACGTGATTATAAAACAAAAAAATACATCATCACTAACGATTACATCAACGCAAAACAGAATACTGACGACGCTCATAAAGGATTATTACCTAGAATGTGGAGCAATGAGCACAATGAAAATTATATGATTTTCACAGAGCCTTTAGAATTTAGAATCAATCCAGAATATGCTCATGAAGACGAATTAGTTCAAATTGTAACACAATTTAGAAAAGCATATGCCGCAGGAGAATTAGACGAAAAGGATTATGACAAATTCTTAAAAGGATATGGTGAGTATTTAATAGTTGATAAACCTACATTTGTCAATAACATGAAATTCATGGTACAATATCAATTCGGATACATGTACTTGCGCTATTTACTTTGGAATTTTGTAGGAAGACAAAATGATGTACAAGGAAAATATGACAATACTAATGGTAATTGGCTTAGTGGAATTAATTTTATAGATGAAATTTTTACTGGAACTCAAAAAAATCTTCCATCGGATATGCAAAACAACAAAGGAAGAAACATTTATTATGGTATTCCTTTACTTTTAGCACTCATTGGATTTGTTTTTCATGCCATGAGAGATAAAAAAAGTTTCTATGTCCTTTTAGTCTTGTTCCTATTCACAGGTCTTGCCTTAAAAATTTACTTAAACGAAAGACCTTTTGAACCAAGAGAAAGAGATTATGCGCTTGTAGGCTCCTTCTACGTTTTTGCTATGTGGATTGGCTATGGAATTTTTGCTATTTTCGACACTTTGAAAAAATACATTCAACCAAAAGCAGCATTAGCAATCGTTTTAGTAACCTCGTTATTAGCTTCACCAGTTGTTTTAGCAGCTCAAAATTGGGACGACCACGATCGTTCAAACAAAGACACTGCTTATACAATGGCAAAAGCCTATTTAGATTCATGTGAGCCTAATGCAATTTTATTTACTATTGGTGATAATGACACTTTCCCACTTTGGTATATGCAAGAAATTGAAGGATATCGTACTGATATACGAATAGTAAATACAAGTCTATTTATGACGGATTGGTATATTGATCAAATGAAAATGAAAACTCATAATTCTGAACCTATTCCAAGCTCTTTTAACAGAGAACAATATAAGGGAAGTCATAGAGATTACAGTTTATATGTGGAACGCACGAAAGATCCTTTATTACTAGACGAAATGCTTAAATTCATTGCTCTTGACGATGAACGTGCTAAAATTGAATTAAACAACGGTAGAAAGGTAAATTATTTCCCATCTAAGAAAGTAATTTTCCCAATAGACAAAGCAACAATAATAAAAAACAAAGTAGTTTCAGAAAAATTCTATGACTCAATTGTTCCTGCTATTGAATTTGAAATAAAAGATGACGCACTTTACAAAAATCGATTAATGATGCTTGACATTGTAAATCAAAATAATTGGAAACGTCCTATTTATTTTACTGGCGGAAGTTTTGGTGAAGATGACTACATTTGGATGAAAGATTATCTACAATTAGATGGAATGTGTTTCAAATTAGTTCCAATAAAAACACCTGCAGAATCTCCAAGTCCAATGAAAATGGGCTTAATTGACTCTGAAAAAATGTATAATATTGTAATGAAATGGGATTGGGGTAATAGTGGAAAATCTATTATATATCACGATGTTGAAACTCGAAAAAACAGCATCACATACAGAACTAATCTAGCGCGTTTAGCAGAAACTTTAATTACAGAAGGTAAATTAGAAAAAGCAGAAAAAGTAATTGATTTAGCTATGGAAAAAATGCCGGTTAAATATTTTGAATATTATTCAATGCTTGAACCATTTGTAATTGGATATTACGAAGTAGGCAAAAAAGAAAAAGCAAGAGCAATTATTTCGGAAGTAATTAAAAAATACCAAGAAAATCTGACTTTTTATAATAGCTGGAAACCTAGTGAACAAAACTTTGGCGCTATTGATATTGTAAGTGATATTGAATATTATAGAAGCTTGCTACAAGTAGCAGAAGCTGCTGATGATTTAGAATTTTACAATAAAGAAAAAGCAAAATTTAATACCTTTAATAAAATGTTTGACCGTTTTGGTAGAAAAATGGAATAACTAATTTATAGATATAAAATGTTCCAAGTGAAAGAAATTTCGTTTGGAACATTTTTTTTATGCTATTTTTACACGATGGACTATAATTGGGTAAAAACAAATAGTTTGATAAAAAAGGTTTTCGCTAATCTGGTTTGGGATATACCAAACTTGGACAAGAAAATCTATTTAACATTTGATGACGGACCAATTCCAGAAGTAACTGAATGGGTTTTAGACCTTTTAAAATCGGAGAAAATTAAAGCGACTTTCTTCTGTATTGGAGATAATATCAAAAAACATCCTGAAGTTTATAAAAGAATTCTGTCTGAAGGACATCAAACAGGAAATCACACTTTCAATCATTTAAACGGATGGAAAACCCAAACTAATCATTACATCGATAATTTCAAGTTGTGCGAAACTGAACACTTAAAACTGAACACTGAACACTTTTTTTTATTTCGTCCTCCTTATGGAAAAATAAAGCCTAGTCAATCGAAAGCAATTAGAGCGTTCGGTTACAAAATAATCATGTGGGATGTTTTGAGTTATGATTTTGATTCAACCCTTACGGCAGAAAAATGTCTGGAAAATGTAATTTCAAATACGGCACAAGGAAGCATTATCGTATTTCACGATAGCTTAAAAGCAGAAAAAAATTTGAAATTTGCATTACCAAAAGCAATACAAATTTTAAAAAATAGGGGATTTGTTTTTGATGTAATTTCTTAGGCTTGTTCTTGCACTAACGAAATCAACGTATTTGCATCAAGTTCACCGCTTTGCCTCCATACCATTTGACCTTCTTTATAAATCATTAAAGTAGGTAACCCTTTAATACGAAGTGCATCGGCTAATTCCTGATTTTTATCCACATCAATTTTAATTACACGCGCTTTGTCTCCTAAGGCCGCTGCTACATGACGAATAACTTCGTTCATTGCTACTGAAGGTTCATTCCACTCTGTAAAAAAATCGATAAGTACAGGGACTT
Proteins encoded in this region:
- a CDS encoding universal stress protein, yielding MKRILVPTDFSKHAEYALKVAAQIAKKSGGEIFLVHMLELPTSGNDAMSTAHEIPELMLFKNAAINKLDTIMSAEYLSGVNISKIIQFEMAFDGIIKNGKAHNVDLIVMGSHGASGFQEMFIGSNTEKVVRNSDVPVLVIKREESDFNANNFVFASDFSEEIKKPFEKVVEFADKFNSHLHLVTVNTPNNFKSTRVAQKAMDEFVAEFKINNCSTHIYNDVNVEKGILHFAKGINADIIGMSTHGRKGLSHFFNGSISEDLVNHAKRPVITFKI
- a CDS encoding polysaccharide deacetylase family protein, with the translated sequence MDYNWVKTNSLIKKVFANLVWDIPNLDKKIYLTFDDGPIPEVTEWVLDLLKSEKIKATFFCIGDNIKKHPEVYKRILSEGHQTGNHTFNHLNGWKTQTNHYIDNFKLCETEHLKLNTEHFFLFRPPYGKIKPSQSKAIRAFGYKIIMWDVLSYDFDSTLTAEKCLENVISNTAQGSIIVFHDSLKAEKNLKFALPKAIQILKNRGFVFDVIS
- a CDS encoding thioredoxin family protein, with protein sequence MSKFGELIDAQVPVLIDFFTEWNEPSVAMNEVIRHVAAALGDKARVIKIDVDKNQELADALRIKGLPTLMIYKEGQMVWRQSGELDANTLISLVQEQA
- the infB gene encoding translation initiation factor IF-2; the protein is MSEERVIRINKILRELNISLDRAVDFLKEKGHEIEASPNAKISQEEYKVLCGQFSADKGNKVASLEVSEEKKKEKEALKRELEKEQEVKRLQEEERQRQEIIKAKAVLSGPKAVGKINLDPKKQEVKSDKPVSEEKPVVSEYKPVEIVNKEVVEQLVEVKKGEVVKPVKEVEEKAETTIDEAGEVKIETQYQKLSGATFTGQKIDLSQFEKPKKKKEDPKKDIKKPGTPQAQNAGGANAANNKNKRKRIIKPGGPGAPGTPGANNVEGGPKREFVKGGGSAGGFNKGKKPIIQKVEPSEEDVKNQIKETLERLQGKGNKSKSAKYRRDKRDSHRQRVDDELQAQEEGSKTLKVTEFVTVGEIASLMDVPITKVIGTCMSLGIMVTMNQRLDAETLSIVADEFGFELEFITTDIEEATVVVDDNPEDLVHRAPIVTVMGHVDHGKTSLLDYIRKANVIAGESGGITQHIGAYGVILENGEKITFLDTPGHEAFTAMRARGAQVTDIAIIVIAADDDIMPQTKEAISHAQAAGVPMIFAINKVDKPAANPEKIKEQLAGMNLLVEDWGGKYQSHDISAKQGTGVSELLEKVLLEAEVLELTANPKKPALGTVVEAQLDKGKGYVSTILVQAGTLRIGDYVLAGKNHGKIRAMFDERGHQIKEAGPSTPVSVLGLDGAPTAGDKFNVYEDEREAKQIASKRTQLQREQSVRTQKHITLAEIGRRIALGQFKELNIILKGDVDGSVEALSDSFSKLSTEEIQINIIHKGVGAITESDVLLASASDAIIIGFNVRPQGNAKQLAEKEEIDIRNYSIIYDAIDDLKDAMEGMLSPEMKEEITGTAEIREIFKVSKVGTIAGCMVTDGKIFRNSKIRLIREGVVIYTGELATLKRFKDDVKEVSKGYDCGMQIKNYNDIREYDLIEGFHEVEVKKKLK
- the nusA gene encoding transcription termination factor NusA; protein product: MENIALIESFSEFKDDKLIDRVTLMAILEDVFRNALKKKYGSDDNFDIIINPDKGDMEIWRNRVVVEDGEVEDPNSEISLTEARRIEPDFEVGEDVSEEVKLIQLGRRAILSLRQNLISKIHEHDNTNLYKQFKDLIGDIYTAEVHHVRPKAVILMDDEGNEIVLPKEKQIPNDYFKKGDNVRGVIENVELKGNKPQIIMSRTAPEFLEKLFEQEIPEVFDGLITIKKVVRIPGEKAKVAVDSYDDRIDPVGACVGMKGSRIHGIVRELGNENIDVINYTTNAQLYITRALSPAKVSTVKINEEAKTAEVFLKIEEVSKAIGRGGNNIKLASLLTGYEIDVIREGAIQEEDDVELREFSDEIEAWVIEEFEKIGLDTARSVLNQDVDDLVRRTDLEEETILDVMNILKEELEG
- a CDS encoding DUF2723 domain-containing protein yields the protein MNSFNFKKWNTIIGWSTFIVALITYSLTVEPTMSFWDCGEYIATSANLEVGHPPGAPLFQMLGAFFAMFALSADKIALMVNYLSVFSSAFTVLFMFWSLTILLKKLITKETELSTINAILILGSAAVATLSFTFTDSFWYNAVEAEVYAMATFLISLLFWLGLRWEQEINTPRGNKWLLLISLVIGLSFGVHFMALLAFPAIGFLYFFKKYNNVTLKSFLIANVVIVAILLFIFKLLLPYTLAFFGKTEIFMVNSLGMPFNSGTIFAFILIVAAFYFGLNYTKKKGHVFYNTLILATLFILIGFSTWMMLPIRANANTPINENKPSDAAEVLAYYNREQYGEQKLFYGPQFSDTYSGLDPVTPYLDDKPNYERDYKTKKYIITNDYINAKQNTDDAHKGLLPRMWSNEHNENYMIFTEPLEFRINPEYAHEDELVQIVTQFRKAYAAGELDEKDYDKFLKGYGEYLIVDKPTFVNNMKFMVQYQFGYMYLRYLLWNFVGRQNDVQGKYDNTNGNWLSGINFIDEIFTGTQKNLPSDMQNNKGRNIYYGIPLLLALIGFVFHAMRDKKSFYVLLVLFLFTGLALKIYLNERPFEPRERDYALVGSFYVFAMWIGYGIFAIFDTLKKYIQPKAALAIVLVTSLLASPVVLAAQNWDDHDRSNKDTAYTMAKAYLDSCEPNAILFTIGDNDTFPLWYMQEIEGYRTDIRIVNTSLFMTDWYIDQMKMKTHNSEPIPSSFNREQYKGSHRDYSLYVERTKDPLLLDEMLKFIALDDERAKIELNNGRKVNYFPSKKVIFPIDKATIIKNKVVSEKFYDSIVPAIEFEIKDDALYKNRLMMLDIVNQNNWKRPIYFTGGSFGEDDYIWMKDYLQLDGMCFKLVPIKTPAESPSPMKMGLIDSEKMYNIVMKWDWGNSGKSIIYHDVETRKNSITYRTNLARLAETLITEGKLEKAEKVIDLAMEKMPVKYFEYYSMLEPFVIGYYEVGKKEKARAIISEVIKKYQENLTFYNSWKPSEQNFGAIDIVSDIEYYRSLLQVAEAADDLEFYNKEKAKFNTFNKMFDRFGRKME
- the rimP gene encoding ribosome assembly cofactor RimP, with protein sequence MTFKNKVQEALDVALLEREHLFLIDFTINDANKISVVLDGDFGVNLQDCIDVSRAVEGNLDREEQDFSLEVASAGVSSPLKLVRQYKKNIGRTIKVKTISSEEIEAKLITADDEKITLEWQAREPKKIGKGKETVDKKLELSYGNIKEAVVIISF